Genomic window (Lynx canadensis isolate LIC74 chromosome A1, mLynCan4.pri.v2, whole genome shotgun sequence):
TAGTCgtcctttttcttgctgagtagtattctatgcACCACagtttaaccattcatccattaaAGAACACGTAGGTTGTTTCCAGCTTGGGGATGGTATGAATGAAGCTGTGATTAAAATTTGGGTACAggctttgtgtgaacataaatcttcatttctttgggataaGTGCCTAGTTTGAGCTGCTTTAACAAaagaccacagactgggtggactaaacaataaatttgtttctcacagttttggagactgggaagtccaagatcagggtgccagcagggTCAGGTTTGGGTGAGAGCCCTctttctggtttgcagatggccatctttttgctgtgtcctcacatggtgcaGAGAGAGTGATCTctgatctcttcctcttcttatgagggcaAGAGGCCCATTATGGAGGCTATCATCATGGCCTCATCCAAACCTAATTACCTCCACATATCATCGTAATGGGGATTATAGCTttcacatatgaatttggaggagacacaaacatttatagcattctgcccctgcccctgcccaaaATTCATGCCTTTCTgacatgcaaaatacattcactCCATCCCAAGAACCCCAAAAGTATTAACTCATTCCAGCACCAAGTTTAAAATCTAAAGTCCAAAAACTCATCTGTATGTTCCCTAAatcaggggcttctgggtggctcaagtcatgatgccacagtttgtgagtttgaaccctgtatcgggctttctgctgtcagcacaaaacctgctttggattctctgtctccctctctctctctgcccctcccccacgtgcactctctctctaaaaaataaataaataaacattaaaaaaaattcctctaaATCAGATATggatgggggtacctgggtggctcagtcagttcactGTCTgactcagatcaagatctcagggttgtgagttcaagccccatgcatggagtctgcttaaatcAGATATGGATGAGATCTGAGGTACAATTCATCCTGAGGCAAAATTCCTCTCCAGCTACGAAGCTGTGAAACCAGTCATatgcttccaaaatacaatgaTGGGGCAGGCATTGGACAAACATTCCCAttccaaaaaggaaatagaaaagaagggGTAACAGATCCCAAGCAAATGTCAAACCTACTAGCAGGCAAATTCCATGATATCTTAATGCTCAAAACCAATCCTTGGATTTATCTCACATGATTATAGAGGCTGAAAAGTCCCATGGTTTGTTGTTTGCAAGCTGGGGAGCCAGGAAAGCTAGTGGCATAGTTCCAGTCTAAGTCTGAAGGCCTGAAAACCAGAGCACCACTAATGGTGTCTCAGTCCAAGGCCAGACCAATGTCCTAGCCCAAGCAATCAGTCAGGGAAAtggaattcttccttcctcctcctttttgcTCTCTTTAGGCCCTCAATGGTTAAGATGACACTTTGGGGAGAGCCATCTGCTTTACTTAGTCTACTGATGTGAATACTAATCTCTTCCAGGAGCCCCCTTAGAGACATGCTCAGAAATAATGCTTAGCCAGTTACTTGGGCATCCCATGgaccaaattgacacataaagttaaccatcacaaatacccaggagtgcaatttctgggttataTGGTAGTCATATGTATAACTTTTAAGGAAATTGTCAAACTAGTTTCTAGAAtgattataccattttacattcccaccaacaagtgACTCAGTTTCTAGTTTCTCTACATTCTCGcaagcatttggtgttgtcactattttcttcttttgccattGTGATATGTAGGTAGTGAAatctcattggggttttaattttcatttacctaatagctaatgatgttgaacatttttcccCCATGGGCTTAAATGCCATCTGTACattctcttcagtgaaatgtctgttttGTCCGCTCCCTAAGTGGATTATTCTTTCAcagttgagttttgagagttattcatatattctagatacaggTCTTTTGTCAGTATATggttgtaaatatcttctcctatttaaatttttatgaaaactttCACCTATTAGCTGGACTTGAAAGGCTGCACTGTCTACTCCCATATGGTCCAATGGGGATTTTGAAGCCATTAAGTGCTACTGGTTTCTgaaaaacaatcttttcttttttaaagcattcatCTTTTAACTTAAATCTCTCAAGAACTAGGAAAGAAAACCAGTCTTTTCATCATCACTATACTGGtgacacaggaaaggaaaagctGTATTGCAGGTGATTCCCATCACTGTTAAAAGCCTTTATGTACCAAGTACTGGGCCAAGATCTAAGGGTGTAGAGATGAAAGGTGGCCtctggttggggtgcctggatggcttagtgggTAGaacgtacaactcttgatcttggggttgtgagctcaagccccatgttgggtgcgtagtttacttaaaaaaaaaaaagtgtcctctGACTTCAGAAGTAGTTTAGTGAAGAGGACAGTTAAATAGACTAAACAGTAAAAATCCAGCATACTAAGTGCCAAGATACAGTTTTTCCAAGATACAACTATCATAAGGGAAGCATCTAAGATTAGACAGCTTGGGGAAGTCTTCCGGAAAAGTTCTTTCAAACCCAGCTTAAGGAAACaaattctttccatattttacaGCAGGTCCTTTTCCCAGATTTACAACATATTTTCCAGCCTCTCCAAATTTAGCCCTACCttcataaatcaataagaaaggcGTAAATGTGGAGAAGGAGCATTTCTGATGATTCTCTCCAGAGAGTCCTACCTGGTgctcatgtttgtgtgtgtgtggcctcttggcattttttaaaaaagtagtctCTCctcccaatgtagggctcaaacttgcaaccccaagatcaaaagttgcaagctttataagtgaaattagtcagagaaagacaaaaatcaatatgacttcactcatatgaggactttaagagacaaaacagatgagcataagggaagggaaacaaaaataatataaaaacagggagggggacaaaacagaagagactcaaaaatatggagaacaaactgagggttactggaggagttgtgggaaggggggatgggctaaatggataaggagcactaaggaatctactcctgaaatcattgttgcactatatgctaactaatttgtatgtaaatttaaaaaaattaaaatgaaatttaaagaaaaggttccaaaataggaaaaaacaaacaaacaaaaaaaagagttgcaagctttaccaactgagccagccaggtgcccctggcctcttGGCATTTTGCATTACCTACCACCTGCCACTTAGTCCTATAACAGTCCCCAGATGGATATAGTCCTTGTAGTATCTTGgcaccttttctgtaaaatgtgggtAATTGGAATGGCTGTCTCATaggatgtgaggattaaataaaatgataaaagtaaagCTCTTGAAACAATGGCTGGCACATACTAAATATTAACTATTGTTATTGTGATGAAGCTAAATCCATCCCTGTTATCTCTAAGTCTACCTTTCACATCTCATAAGAATAGGGGTAAAGTTACGTAACAGTAAATAGGGAGAAGGCACAGGATAACATCTCAATTAAAGATACCCTGTAAAGATACCCTGATGTCTCCATGGATGCATAGTAGCCTTAGTCTCAGATAAGAATGTCTCAGGTGTAAAGACAGTGCTAGCCATCATCAAAGTTCCTAGGGGAACAAAAGGGTAATGAATGCGAACAAAAGCCTGGCACAGGTCGAGGGTATCTACCTAATGGAACATTAGGATAACTCACTCTCACTGTTTTGGAACATACAGTTTGTGAGTCCTTCCTGAAGAACAGAAAAGTAAGAAGTGACTGACGGCTACATAAAAGAATGGACTTCAATGTCCCCATCGAATTGTTACACTGTTGTCTTGTCTTTGTAATAAATACTCAGTGCTACAacatacttattattttaaagatgaggaaaatgaggctcagagaagctaaatCCCTGGCTTACCTAGGATCACACAGGCTTTAAGGGTCAAGGCCAGGATCTAAGCCAAGCTCTGGTCCACTTTGAATCCTACATTTTTCACCACACCAAAGAACCTTACTTTTtgttggcttccttcccttcaaTTTTTGCCAACAATCAACAGCATGAATCATTTATTTAGGATTGCCGTAATTAAAGCCATTCTTCTCACTCATTTAGGTGAAGCtgttaatattgtttttattagtaagaagagaaaatggtTAACATGAGCTTTGTTCCTAATTGAAATGATTCTCAAGATGACAAGATTGAAAAACATTAAACCTGACTTAATATAAAGGGCTACAATCAGAGTTTGTGAGGATATTTCAGTATAAcagtaaagaaatgaattttttctccttttcattacTTACATTCATTCTTCATTTGGCTGTCACAGCACCAGACCtgacaaaaacaataatttacaCATAAGTAATGTCTAGAACTTTGCTGTGCAATgcggtagccattagccacatgtacCTACTGAACACCTGAAATGTGCCAATCCCAACGGAGACGTGCtgcaagtataaaatacacattgtGTTTTAATTAGTACGAGAAAGGGGAAAACATCTCATTAACATTTTTTCTATTAGTTACATGTTGAAATACCATTTTGGATATATTCGGTAaagtaaaatagattaaaataattccacctgttttttttttttttttactcgtTAATGTGGCTTCTAGAAAATTTGTAATTACATAAGTAGCTTGCGTTTGTGCTCGCGCTATATTTTTATTGGACGGTACTGGTAGACGACGAAAAAGAGGGTAATTTCATTGAAAGGTAGTGCATTTTGTGAACATTTCCGGacgggaagagaaaagagagaagactgaaGCCTGGGCACAGTAGGTAGGACCTACTCTGATAACTACCTTATGTGAATTgaaaggggcgggggagagaggtGCATTTTGATTGcgttcccccctccctcccccgcggCCGACCAGACAGGTGGCGGAGCTTCTCCCTCAGCGGTCCTTCCGGGCCAGTCCTCGGGCCGGCCGGCTCCGGGTCATTGAACACACCTGCGCGCCCACGGAGGTGCGCGTCCGCGAACCCTGGCGCTGCctccacgccccctccccccgtatttttattttcctggcaTCAACCGTCAGTCTCGCACTTCTCTATCGAGAGGCACCGCGTAGGTAAGGCCTGCCTGGGGTGAGCACCCCTCTCTGCTCTCGGCCCGCCCCGGGGGGTGGGCCGAGATGCCCTCGCCCGGTCCCCGCGTCGGGCAGGGCTGTCCGGCGGCCGGGAAGCCACTGGCCGAGCGGCCTGCTGGGCCGCGGCACCCAGCCCGCCACGAACCGCAGCAGACGCGGAGGACGCGCCCGGGGCCTCCGGGCCGCGGGGGGCCGCTGTGACCCGCCTTCGCCCCCGCCGCGCCGAAGGCGGGGGAGCCGGGTTTGGGGGAGAATCGAAAAGCGGAGGGCAGCCGCGGGGGGCGGGCGCTCTGGAGCGGCGGGTTCGGCGGGTGCTCCGGCTGCGGTCCGCTCCGCCCGAGGCGCCAAGGAACCGCGCAGGGGCCCGCAGCCCTCCTCCTCCATGAGGCCCGAGTGAGCGCGGCGGCGAGAGCCGGCCCGCGGCGCCTCCCCCCCCGCGTCCTCTCCCGAGCGCAGCGGCAGCGGCCCCcggcggcggaggaggaggagcatGTCGGACGGTTTCGATCGGGCCCCAGGTGCTGGTCGGGGCCGGAGCCGGGGCCTGGGCCGCGGAGGGGGCGGGCCTGAGGGCGGCGGTTTCCCGAACGGAGCGGGGGCTGCTGAGCGGCCGCGGCACCAGCCGCCGCCGCAGCCCAAAGCCCCGGGCTTCCTGCAGCCGCCGCCGCTGCGCCAGCCCAGGACGGCCCCGCCGCCAGGGGCCCAGTGCGAGGTCCCCGCCGGCCCCCAGAGGCCTCCCCGGCCCGGGGCGCTCCCAGGTACGGAGCCGCTCTAGGGGACCCTGTCCTCCTGGGCCAACGCTTCCCCACGGCCCTTGGCGCGCGGCAAGGCCGGCGCTCTTTTTCCTTctacccccccaaccccccccccgtTCCCCGAAAGCGTTCCCCGAGGGGCCCGGTTGCTCCGGGGTGGGGACGGGCCCGGAACGGGGTTTGGAAGGTGGCTGCCGGAATCCTTTGTGCGCCccggctggggggaggggcccaATGCGCGGTCTCTGAGTTCTGCCGTCCTGGGAGGAAGTAAAAATCGCCTCCCCCTTCCCAGCCTTGGAAAGGGAGACCTTAAGCGTGCAACCACCTCTTTTAACTCCTTAAAAacgaaaaaaggaaaaagaaagctctCGAGCATTCATTTAGGAGGCAGGTATGGCCATAAATGAGCTAAAGCAGCCTATTGTTCCTTTTTGCAGGCTTTCTGTATATATCCTGGCGATAACCTTAATATTCGTGACAGTTCTTGTTTAACTCTTAAAAACCAGTCCTTCTCCTGTGGCTTTTCAGCAGATAGTAAGTTGCTATACAAAGGAATGAACGCATCTAACACCCCGTTTTTCCTTTCTCAGAGCAAACGAGGCCCCTGAGAGCTCCACCTAGTTCACAGGATAATATCCCACAGCAGAACTTGGAGTCAGCAATGGCTAAACCCCAGGTGGTTGTAGCTCCTGTATTAATGTCTAAGCTTTCTGTGAATGCTCCTGAATTTTATCCATCAGGTTATTCTTCTAATTATACAGTAAGTATGCCTTCTTACTACAATTCTGGATTAATATTACTGGAATAACGTGATTATTACTTTATGTCATTAATCGGTATGCTGGAACTTTCTACTACACATAAAAACGTCATGAATTCTTTACACTCTCCAAGAAACCAGACAGATTCAGGAATATGTTTTGTGGTTTGTGATGTTCAAAATATCCATGTAAATTGAGAGTAgacctttttgtcttttttcactgTATTCCCGGTATCTATAGAGTATTTCTAGCCTAGTAAAGGATATACTTAGGGCACtttcaatatataaaactaaaatttgtgtccagggccacctgggtggctcagtgggttaagcctccgacttctgctcaggtcatgctctcaggttagtgagttccagcccctgaTGGGGttctccctgctgtcagcacagagctggcttcccatcctctgtccccaccaccccccccccctgctgtgcactcacactttctctggttctatttcaaaaataaacattaaattttaaactacattaaaaaaataacaaaatttgtgTCCAGACTAAGTGGATGATCTATAGAATAATGGCCTGGCAAAGCTGATTTTAAATTGGATTTCAGCAAGATAACTGAATATTCATTGGTAGTTTTAGAGTAAATTAAACCATAGTTATGCTGCGGACTAATTTGAGgtaagttttttaatgttacacATCTGGACTCTATTATGTTAAAACAAGTGTTTCTGGTTGTAATTAACTAAAGAAATGTAGGAGGTTTTGATAAAGTGTTTACACAAGTACGAAGAACTTTTAAACTTTCAGGTTCATTTTTGTCAATAACTTAATAAACTGAACTCCTTTTAAGTGGGAGAAAACACAAGACAATTGGGAATATGTCCTGGGTAAATGCATAGCAATTGATTGTAGATAAGTGGGGCAGGAACCATTAGAGGGTTAAAATGATAATACTTTAGCACAGAAGTCTTCTCTTTCCTAATTTCTTAGTTTTACTGACATTTAACCCAATAGTGTACATAAAGGTTAGCTcaaagttttacaaaatgaacaCTTAAGCAACCAGTGTCCAAACCAAAAAAAGGAACATTAACAAAGCTCCCTATGTGTCCTAATCATTACTGCTCTCCAGGTTAACTACTATTTTGATTTACAagttttgcctgttttcaaagtttatataaaaggactcatacagaatatatttttttcactttttttgacATTCAAATTAATCCATGTTTTAGCTTATAATTGAAGGTGACTTAATCTAGCATTCCATTGTGAGAATATACCACAGTCCCatcttgtctgtttttgttttaacgtcTGTCCCCTTTGTCTCCTTTTGTctcctctaaaatttttttttaatcttgaggCTTCACGCctagcgtggggcttgaactcatgaccctgagatcaagcgttgcatgctgtaccaactgagccagccaggcacctgtttccctttgtctcttgaTAAACATttgattgtttccactttggggctattataaatgggGCTATTCTACCCATGGGTAcgtacctaggagtggaattgcagGGACATAGGGTGGTcaacttattttttccccccaaaggtcttaagtaatctctacacccagcatagGGCTTGAAGTCCACatcaagatcaagagttttaTGCTctaccaacagaaccacccagttGTACCGGTAGCCAACTTTAATGGAGATTGccaaatagttttccaaagaGAATGTTCCAATGTACACTCTGAGTAGTATGTAATTTCCACTTACTCTGCTTCCTTGTCAGTATTtggaaatttctgtttttaagtttagccattctggtgggtatgTGGTATCTACTTGtggttttttattaaattttaatgtttgcttatttttgagagagaaactgtgtgagtaggggaggggcagagagagagagagagagagaggggcacagaacttgaagcaggctccaggctccacactgtcagcacagagcctgatgtgggcctcttacaaactatgagatcataacctgagccgaagttggatgcttaacccactgagccatccaggcgccccactacttgtggttttaatttgtgtttaccTGATAACTAATGATGGCACACCTATTTTGTTGCTTCTTGGGTGGGGGGCAGTGCTTTCCTTCCATATTTGATAGAAAAGGTATGGAAAAACTGTACCCCATGTTTTAGAAACTCCATGCATCTTAGACTGCCGTAGGAAAAAGCTTTGGTGGGCATCTGGATGACTtggtcagttgaacgtctgactctttgatttcagctcaggtcgtgatcacatggttcatgagttcgggtgCCACAtgggctcttggctgacagcaaggggcttgcttcagattctccctctttctctgcccctcctccacttacactCACTCGCTCACGTGTGCacgctcacatgctctctctgaagataaataaacttaaaaaacaaaaaaaagctttgtggctgggaaggggaaaggaggataGGCATTCAGAAAGAGCAGTTGATTTGATGTCAGTCATGTAAAATAGAAGCGAGGACAGCTTGGATTCTTGCCAAAAAGTTGTATTTGGCTCCGAGAGGAAAAGAACCATTGGAGAGCTGTGAGTAGTTGGATTAACTCTTGAAGAGCACTTTCAGACAGCCACAAACTGTTTCCCATTTGTCTCCCTGTTGGGCCATTTTATGATAGggatgtgttttttttgtgtgtgtttttttttgttttttgttttttccagagtTCTGTACCAACTAGTTTACATAGTTTAGGTGACTCCTGGGCTACAGAGCCATGTTGGTCCACTTATTTTGAGCCATTGTCCTCTGTGAGGCACTCCTTGATATCTTCTATTAGATTAGTTTCTTCTATGCTCAGTTGGCCAGAACAGATTGCAAACCAGAAGCCCATGGCTCGTGTGTGGCCTGCAGGTGTGTCGTCTTTGGCcctcattgtttttccttttttttttttttttaaaggcctgtTTAATAACCAGCCAGTACTTAAATTAGATGTTGCAAATCTaaattttctggtttctcttaAAATCATAAGATGGGGTTGTACCGGACTGTAAACTTTGCTAGAGCAAAAAATTGTCTGCAGCTGAATGGAGGCAGCCACCTTAGATGGAATACATGACCTCTAATTGCTCATTGGCTTGCCTCATTTGTTTGTAATCTGCCTCTATTCTATAATCATTCAAGATTGCTACCCCTGCTCTGGTGCATTCTCTAGTCTTCCTCATTTACCCTTTTACCCTCTATCAAAGGTAAGTGTTTTACTCTATCTACTTAGTCACAGAATGGCAGTATCCTTGGTTTTTCCCTGACTCTTAGGATAGGGTCTTAGGATAGGACAGATAACAGTAGCCATAATCCAAAGTTAGTtatattcactcactcattcaacagaTAGTTGGATTCTTACTGTGAGTCaagcactggggatacagcagtgaacaaaataaaagtgCCTTAAGTCTGCTTTGATATGCATGAAAATCTGGGTATCTTTGAACTGGATCTGTTCTCAAGTATTCATACTTTTTTCTGAAAGCCTTTATGATAgttgcttgtgctttctcaacCCTGCCAAGATTCTGAACCCTTTTATCCTCGAGTCCTTCCTCTAATCCCACTGCTAGAATTTCCTGCTTTCTATGCTTTCTTACCAGGGAGTTGCTGTATCTGTCAACTCCTGGCTATTGCTTCTTCTCGGATCAACCATTACATCTTGAATATTTAATCACAGCTCACTTACAAGAACCAAAAATTCTACATAGGCATTCACAAAGCatttattaagaaacaaaaatccccACCCGTCAAAATCCCTTCTTTCTTCTAAGAATGTTCCCCTCAAGTTACTGcctatttcttttgcctttcaaTAGTGATGTTCTCCTAAATGTAAACTTATTCACTGTTAGTACTATTTTACTTCTCAGTGATCAAACCTCTGTAGGCTGATCCCCCTATTTgatttggtattatttttgtgACCTTTACTGATGCTCTTTGGGTTTTAAAATCTATcgtcctctttttatttatttgtttatctacCTTGAGAGCACGAGCGGAGGAAGGgcgaagagagagaatcctaagcaggctcNNNNNNNNNNNNNNNNNNNNNNNNNNNNNNNNNNNNNNNNNNNNNNNNNNNNNNNNNNNNNNNNNNNNNNNNNNNNNNNNNNNNNNNNNNNNNNNNNNNGTGTAGGGAAGGGGCAGTACATTAGACCGGGGACCAAGTACATCATAGCTGAGTATGCTATAAACTTCTAGCAGTTGCTCTGTGAATAACCGTCCAGCTTTGTCCACTAGCTCATTGTCACTCACCACTGCTATACTCAACAGGTACCAATAGGCCCTGGTTCAGTTCCAGTGTGTTCCAGTTAACTAGTGCTGCCTAAAAAACCACCCAAACTTAGTGTCTTCAAACAATAAGCATCTTATTCTCATGAGTTCTTTGGTTCAGTGATTTGGATGGTGCACAATAGGGATAGTTGtgggtttgtgttttgtttgtttgttttctattctgcAATGTTTGAGGCCTCAACCAGGAAAACTAAGGGCTGGAGGCAGTTCCAACAGCCGGGGGCTGTAATCATCTTGAGTCTTCTTCACTCACATGGCTGATGACTGGGCTGAGATGAGTTGAAGATATCACTTGGCCAGACCCATCTACACATGGCCAGTCCATGTGGCCTGGACTTTTCACAAACATGGCAGCTGGATTTTGAGAGGGGGCATTGTAGAAGACCTAGGAAGAAGCTGCATCTGGAAGGTGCACACAGCATTTTTTCCATTACAGTCTTGGTTCTAAGTGAGTCATTAAAGCCATATCAGATAGGAGGCCATTAAGAAATGTGCGGACATGTTTTAAACTGCAACAGTATATCATGAAGAGATGGCTAGCACTGTAATTGTTGGCCTTTAGAATTGCTGTATCTTCAACAGAAATATGGGTCCTAAGATCTTGTAGGTCTCCAGTGAGCAAGGACACAAAAGTGCTAATGAATGTCCTAGGCTTCTGTTCTGGTAACAAAGCACAAGTATTGGTTTGTACCAGCAAAATCTGGCTCTTGTGTCGTCAACTCTGACcttgtgtctttgttttcagtGCCCTTCCAGCCAAAGACTACCAGGAACACACATGTATCTGAACAGGTTGGATTTAGTACTTTTGCAGTAAAGCAGAATACACACCAAGGGGAACTGTAGGGTGTGTCAGTGAGAGAGTGTTTAGAACCCATCATGGGGTTTGGGCTTTGGTTGAATAATTTGGGAGAGGGCCTAAGAAACTGGAGTTTCACTCTAGATTGGATATGGTCAGAAAGGGGCAATTCAATGACTAGGTATTTCATGAACTATAGAACAGGTGGATATGGAGGAGgttctcatttaagaaaaaaaatcacacttagCAAGAGAAGATGATACTTGGTATGAAAGAGTAAAACGTTCAGGACTGAAGGACTGAAAATCTGCTCTCACTGAAATAAAAGTACCCTTGCTGTTAATCAGTCTGGGAGGACAGACACAGATAAAGCCAGCTGCAAAGTTAACAGGACACATTTTCCCCAAAGTCATGCAATTTTAACTGCCACCGTGACCCTTTGCATGGCCACTGCTTTGTTACCAATGCTGTCTTCAGACCTGCTTTGCTATCCCACCCATCTATTCCTGGGGATACCCAATTGCTAAATAGTCCTCCCCTCATGACAGCACCACATCCCTAATTAATCCCTGCTTCTAATCCTGCTTCAGAAACAACATCCAACACAGAACCAGTATCCCTTCCCTCAGAACTTGCTCAGAATCCTTCAGCAGGAGCCCACATCTTACCAGTCGGTGCCCTCTTCCCCCTGGTGTAGCACgccatttgttttttctctggaGTTTGCTCCCTTGCTTACAAGTCCTTATTTTAAGAGCCTGCTGGCTTGAGCCTGGTGATCTTTGGCTGACTAGACTTTGGTATACGTAAATAATTTGAGGTCACGTATGCTGCTACTGTGTTGTCAGCCTGGCAAAGCACCAACCCTGGATGGACCTGCTTCACCCAGGCAGCTGGAGGCCATGTTTTCTGGTAGGTTAGTGCCAGTGTAAATTCATAATCGCCACCTAGGCTGTCAGCACTGCCAGCGATCTGTGTTTATTACCTTGTTTATCTCAAACTCTCCACTCTATTTGCTCCTCATCCCCTAAGGACTTGCTTCACAGAAGAAATTGGGCAGATGTATACAAATGCATCTGCGTTCACTTCATTTTTCCTCTTGTACAGGATGTATCCCTCCTCTTAAAGGCCAAGTATTCCACATGTGCCCAAAACCTGTGCCCTCTGACTCATGAACTCTCTTGTTACTtagtctgtattttttcttttttttaacctctgcaTGAGCTGTCAAACATGTCATTCTTCTTGAGAGAAATCTGGCCCTTAACATTTCTCTCCCAACTACAGTTCTATGCTTTCTAGTGAGATTTTTCAAATATCccattttcttctacttcctaTTTGCCCTTCAAACACATAGCTTCTGCTGCCACTACATACAACAGCCCTTGCTGATTACATTTATGCCACTAAATCAAGTAGATACTTGATTCTTTAGCTTGTTCTCTAGGCAATATCTGACACAAGTGACACCAAAATTGAAAACCTCTAGGCACCTGGAATAGAATAACCTTTCTGGCTTTATGTGGTTCCCCAGTGTTTGTGGGATTCTCTTCCCTTAGCTAATCTATTGAGTATTGGTGTTCCTCAAAGCCCACTCCTAAACATTTTCTTCTGTCACTGTATCTTTGGGCTATTTAATCCTCTCCTAAAGCTTCAGTTAGCAGCTATCAACACTGACTTCTGGATTGGTTTGTTTCTACACTTTTTGCTAACTTGCCATTTCCACTAGGACGACTCACAAACTTTAAGTCATGCTATTCCCTAAACTTTGTTTTCTTGCATCCCTCTTACTGATGGCACTGCTACCTATCCACTTGCTCCAACAGAACTGCTGGAACTGTTTTCAATGCCTGTTCAGTC
Coding sequences:
- the PAIP1 gene encoding polyadenylate-binding protein-interacting protein 1 — protein: MSDGFDRAPGAGRGRSRGLGRGGGGPEGGGFPNGAGAAERPRHQPPPQPKAPGFLQPPPLRQPRTAPPPGAQCEVPAGPQRPPRPGALPEQTRPLRAPPSSQDNIPQQNLESAMAKPQVVVAPVLMSKLSVNAPEFYPSGYSSNYTSTSGGRAKRENPKQIIGLPTSVPTSYNPFSTQLFQMLVLTGGVTTRWGGYQPLSIGSKDQRGSNHIQDWKRPPPLLPVPSFAGRSTDWPPEQRACLGGTSGILERKDASAA